Proteins from a genomic interval of Afifella aestuarii:
- a CDS encoding histidine kinase dimerization/phospho-acceptor domain-containing protein, translating into MQSEGRGLVEAMADERLAVLVSDARPAMFFRLDDNRLGWLNPAAAERLGCGSAKDALTLGLGSAEPLKRDIRMLAKTAGETGSLGRLRLGRGFGAVPVVCQCRRVVIGGERGLLAVAIAAEHAPNPARMPAFFSCNEVAARLLEASEMPSHLRGRALSGKPQLVADWPHEARLRRASLVPIASETCLAIIDVESDFGPVRGEDSAAPLPQSSDELSRGELSKDELSKDELSGGESDAKRLEKSETRVQATELPAPDTQASDVQAPDIPAPDIPANDDDHDEIAEMSDREGPVSDDDAPDDGAPAHAHDEETDLTEAVRRALPAWIADRLTTYDPEKHGAGEAHRKTSASDEDGEKAAGEPPASDVSSEADADDPRAVVAPDQETDGSGEAAEAAADGLSEQEPGGEEAARDEASEETAVKDEGEVPEPEPEPAPVATLTRPVSVRFLWQSDASHRILFVSQGLTQLVGRNSEVVGETWDDVAARLRLDPTGRVGKAFHARDTWSGLTAWWPSEAGDIRIPAELTALPVFDADRAFQGFRGFGVLRPAEALKAEAFDLRFPEGAEMDEAPTGKHEREGEAPPNDNVVPIRSDVERLPEWSRLSTQEKRAFETIASALGARVTDLQPSSGSPIEERRDGLKEQQREAPDEAEGRASEIETSEEAAPAEGATEGPAEDGGEGQDDDLASPEARQDPENLSNEAPGTVRGGAAEDTGAEDTAPEDGAAEYTGPIEAPVTLSNAVLSSKVGELQAILDTALDGVIVLDAEGRVESLNRSAEALFGIEADAVVGNSFTELLEEESRVEAEAYLESLRMAGIKSLLNEGREVLGRTKGGPIPLFMTFGQVGSGERPRFCAVLRDITQWKETETRLQEARAEAERASSQKSDFLARISHEIRTPLNAIIGFAELMVEERFGPIENQRYREYLRDIRSSSEHVVSLVNDLLDIARVEAGKLDLDFSAVDLNTLARETVSLMQPQAGRHRVIIRTSLAPDLPSVVADARTLRQILLNLLSNSVKYTDAGGQVILSTRLEENGEVVLRMRDNGGGMSESELARAMEPFRQIITSAIGTGTGSGLGLPLTKALVEANRAQFVLKSARGEGTIAEVAFPATRVLFE; encoded by the coding sequence GCTGGCTCAATCCGGCCGCGGCCGAGCGTCTCGGCTGTGGCTCCGCCAAAGACGCGCTCACCCTTGGCCTCGGATCGGCCGAGCCCTTGAAGCGCGACATTCGCATGCTGGCGAAGACCGCGGGCGAAACGGGCTCCCTCGGGCGGCTGCGTCTCGGGCGCGGCTTCGGCGCCGTTCCGGTCGTCTGCCAGTGCCGGCGCGTGGTGATCGGCGGCGAACGCGGCCTCCTGGCGGTCGCGATCGCAGCAGAGCATGCGCCCAATCCCGCGCGGATGCCGGCTTTCTTCTCCTGCAACGAGGTTGCGGCGCGCCTCCTTGAAGCTTCGGAGATGCCGTCACACCTGCGGGGCCGGGCGCTCTCCGGCAAGCCGCAGCTTGTCGCCGACTGGCCCCATGAGGCGCGGCTCCGCCGGGCGAGCCTCGTCCCGATCGCAAGCGAGACTTGTCTTGCGATCATCGATGTCGAAAGCGATTTCGGACCTGTCCGGGGCGAAGATTCCGCGGCCCCGCTGCCGCAGAGCTCCGACGAGCTCTCAAGGGGCGAGCTCTCAAAGGACGAGCTCTCAAAGGACGAGCTCTCAGGGGGAGAAAGCGACGCCAAACGCCTCGAGAAGTCGGAGACGCGCGTTCAAGCCACCGAGCTCCCAGCTCCCGACACTCAGGCTTCTGATGTTCAGGCGCCCGATATTCCGGCGCCGGATATTCCGGCGAACGACGACGATCACGACGAGATCGCGGAGATGAGCGACCGCGAGGGGCCTGTTTCCGACGATGATGCGCCCGATGACGGCGCGCCTGCCCATGCTCATGACGAAGAGACGGATCTGACGGAAGCAGTGCGGCGCGCGCTACCGGCCTGGATCGCTGATCGTCTCACCACCTATGATCCCGAGAAGCATGGTGCCGGCGAGGCACACCGGAAAACCTCCGCCTCTGATGAGGACGGGGAGAAGGCCGCCGGAGAACCCCCTGCGTCCGACGTTTCGTCTGAAGCGGACGCGGACGACCCGCGGGCGGTTGTCGCTCCCGACCAGGAAACTGACGGGTCGGGTGAAGCTGCCGAAGCCGCTGCAGACGGACTGTCTGAGCAAGAACCCGGCGGCGAAGAGGCCGCCCGGGACGAGGCGAGCGAGGAGACCGCGGTCAAGGATGAGGGCGAGGTGCCCGAACCGGAACCCGAGCCGGCGCCCGTTGCCACGCTCACCCGGCCGGTCTCGGTGCGGTTTCTGTGGCAGAGCGATGCCTCGCACCGCATTCTTTTCGTCTCGCAGGGCCTGACCCAGCTCGTCGGCCGCAATTCGGAGGTCGTGGGCGAAACCTGGGACGATGTGGCCGCACGCCTGCGGCTGGATCCGACCGGGCGGGTGGGCAAAGCCTTTCACGCGCGCGACACCTGGAGCGGGCTCACCGCCTGGTGGCCGTCGGAGGCGGGCGACATTCGCATTCCGGCCGAGCTCACCGCTCTTCCGGTCTTCGATGCCGACCGGGCGTTTCAGGGTTTCCGCGGTTTTGGCGTCTTGCGCCCGGCCGAGGCCTTGAAGGCGGAAGCCTTCGACTTGCGTTTTCCGGAGGGAGCCGAAATGGATGAGGCGCCAACGGGCAAGCATGAGCGCGAAGGCGAGGCTCCGCCCAACGACAATGTCGTGCCGATCCGCTCAGACGTCGAACGCCTGCCGGAATGGTCGCGCCTGTCGACGCAGGAAAAGCGTGCCTTCGAGACGATCGCCTCCGCGCTCGGCGCCCGTGTGACGGATCTGCAGCCTTCGAGCGGCTCGCCGATCGAAGAGCGCCGCGACGGCCTCAAGGAGCAGCAGCGAGAGGCCCCTGACGAGGCTGAAGGAAGGGCTTCGGAAATCGAGACGTCCGAAGAGGCCGCACCGGCTGAGGGGGCGACCGAGGGGCCCGCCGAGGACGGCGGCGAAGGGCAGGACGACGATCTCGCATCGCCGGAGGCGAGGCAGGATCCGGAAAACCTGTCGAACGAAGCGCCCGGGACGGTTCGTGGGGGCGCGGCCGAAGACACGGGGGCCGAAGACACTGCGCCCGAAGACGGGGCGGCCGAATACACCGGGCCCATCGAGGCTCCCGTCACGCTTTCCAATGCGGTTCTGTCCTCCAAGGTCGGGGAGCTTCAGGCGATCCTCGACACCGCGCTCGATGGCGTCATCGTGCTCGATGCGGAGGGCCGCGTCGAAAGCCTCAACCGCAGCGCCGAGGCGCTTTTCGGCATCGAAGCGGATGCGGTGGTCGGCAATTCCTTCACCGAGCTTTTGGAGGAAGAAAGCCGGGTAGAGGCCGAAGCCTATCTGGAGAGCCTGAGGATGGCGGGCATCAAGAGCCTCCTCAACGAGGGTCGCGAGGTTCTGGGCCGCACCAAGGGCGGGCCGATCCCACTCTTCATGACGTTTGGCCAGGTGGGGAGCGGCGAGCGCCCCCGCTTCTGCGCGGTTCTGCGCGACATCACGCAGTGGAAGGAGACGGAGACGCGGCTTCAGGAGGCGCGCGCCGAAGCGGAGCGGGCCTCGAGCCAGAAATCCGATTTCCTCGCCCGCATCAGCCATGAGATCCGCACGCCGCTCAACGCCATCATCGGCTTTGCCGAATTGATGGTGGAGGAGCGTTTTGGCCCGATCGAGAACCAGCGCTACCGGGAATATCTGCGCGATATTCGCTCCTCGTCGGAGCATGTCGTCAGCCTCGTCAACGATCTCCTCGACATCGCGCGGGTCGAGGCGGGCAAGCTCGATCTCGATTTTTCCGCCGTCGATCTCAACACGCTGGCGCGTGAGACCGTGTCGCTGATGCAGCCGCAGGCCGGCCGCCATCGGGTAATCATCCGCACGAGCCTGGCGCCCGACCTGCCGTCCGTCGTCGCCGATGCCCGCACGCTGCGCCAGATCCTTTTGAACCTTCTGTCGAATTCGGTGAAATACACGGATGCGGGCGGGCAGGTGATCCTCTCCACCCGGCTGGAGGAGAACGGCGAGGTGGTCTTGCGCATGCGCGACAATGGCGGCGGCATGAGCGAGAGCGAGCTGGCGCGGGCGATGGAGCCGTTCCGCCAGATCATCACCTCGGCGATCGGCACGGGCACTGGCTCCGGTCTCGGTCTGCCGCTGACGAAGGCGCTGGTGGAGGCGAACCGCGCGCAGTTCGTTTTGAAGAGCGCGCGCGGCGAGGGTACGATCGCGGAAGTGGCGTTCCCGGCGACCCGCGTTCTCTTCGAGTAA
- a CDS encoding GGDEF domain-containing protein — translation MQLDLTTISVVSAFCAAICGILLVLARCRYPETKYIWWWVAANVAFVMASLLLARCYDHGLLHPISFVMMTLHPALIWASTRMNGGYLVTSLVIFAGPAFVALAAFAAPETRMHMSGTAHAFVSSAYLLATAYCMVFHPAQPTVPARWPLAGLCILHALALVFSLPVLSFLSDAPSTVHAAAETLQFEALLFILGSTIFVTAAMRERREVCQRVRAETDELTGILNRRGFLERAERTLKRCRKDGTPCAVALFDLDYFKEINDTYGHAMGDNALKAFITTAQRSMRANDLFGRVGGEEFAALFPGADAPAALSLAERVRQSWVRVGRKIDGCDVNSTMSGGVVALRDGQSLEELLALADQGLYLAKKAGRNRIELAANDKPEPPTSQTCLA, via the coding sequence ATGCAGCTCGATCTCACCACGATCTCCGTTGTCTCGGCTTTCTGCGCGGCGATCTGTGGCATTCTTTTGGTTCTCGCGCGCTGCCGTTATCCCGAGACGAAGTACATCTGGTGGTGGGTTGCCGCGAACGTCGCTTTCGTCATGGCCTCGCTGCTTCTCGCGCGCTGCTACGACCATGGCCTGCTCCACCCGATCTCCTTTGTAATGATGACGCTTCATCCTGCGTTGATCTGGGCTTCGACGCGGATGAACGGCGGGTATCTCGTGACTTCGCTTGTCATTTTCGCTGGGCCGGCGTTCGTCGCTCTTGCGGCCTTCGCCGCCCCCGAGACCCGCATGCATATGAGCGGCACCGCCCATGCCTTCGTCAGCAGCGCCTATCTTCTCGCAACCGCATATTGCATGGTCTTTCATCCGGCCCAGCCAACGGTACCGGCCCGCTGGCCGCTTGCCGGATTGTGCATCCTGCATGCCTTGGCGCTGGTGTTTTCGTTGCCGGTTCTGTCGTTTCTCTCCGACGCCCCATCGACCGTTCACGCGGCCGCCGAGACGCTGCAATTCGAGGCGCTGCTCTTCATTCTCGGCAGTACGATCTTCGTGACCGCTGCGATGCGGGAAAGGCGCGAGGTGTGTCAGAGGGTGAGGGCGGAGACGGACGAGCTCACCGGCATTCTCAACCGCCGAGGTTTTCTGGAGCGGGCCGAGCGCACCCTGAAGCGTTGCCGGAAAGACGGCACGCCCTGTGCCGTCGCCCTCTTCGATCTCGACTACTTCAAAGAGATCAACGACACCTACGGCCACGCTATGGGCGACAACGCACTCAAGGCTTTCATCACGACAGCGCAGCGCTCCATGCGCGCCAACGATCTCTTCGGCCGAGTGGGCGGCGAGGAATTCGCGGCTCTCTTTCCTGGGGCCGATGCGCCCGCGGCCCTCTCGCTCGCCGAGCGGGTCCGGCAAAGCTGGGTGCGCGTCGGACGCAAGATCGACGGCTGCGACGTCAACAGCACGATGAGCGGGGGCGTCGTGGCGCTCCGTGATGGCCAGTCCCTGGAAGAGCTTCTGGCTCTCGCCGATCAGGGGCTTTATCTGGCGAAGAAAGCCGGGCGCAATCGCATCGAGCTCGCCGCAAACGACAAGCCCGAGCCGCCGACCTCACAGACCTGTCTCGCCTGA